Proteins encoded within one genomic window of Sphaerotilus montanus:
- a CDS encoding winged helix-turn-helix domain-containing protein, whose amino-acid sequence MRLLLAEDDPLLGDGLRAGLKALGFQVDWVRDGVAAERELLNQTYTAAILDLGLPRVDGMDVLHNLRTRGVATPVLVLTARDAVPQRIQALDLGADDYVVKPVDLHELAARLRALVRRSHGQAQDRLSCNGVDLQPASREVWADGETVKLSSREFSLLHVLMLRPGRVLTREQLENHLYGWGEEVGSNTIEVHVHHLRRKLGSHRIRTVRGVGYAFAAQSSPVATDAGPDSSPAPL is encoded by the coding sequence ATGCGATTGCTGCTGGCAGAAGACGACCCCTTGCTGGGCGATGGTCTGCGCGCAGGGCTGAAGGCCCTGGGGTTTCAGGTGGACTGGGTCCGGGACGGTGTGGCCGCCGAGCGCGAGTTGCTGAACCAGACCTACACCGCGGCGATCCTCGACCTCGGCCTGCCCCGTGTCGATGGCATGGACGTGCTGCACAACCTGCGCACCCGTGGCGTGGCGACGCCGGTGCTGGTGCTGACGGCCCGTGACGCGGTTCCCCAGCGCATCCAGGCGCTCGATCTCGGTGCGGATGACTACGTCGTCAAGCCGGTCGATCTGCATGAGCTGGCCGCCCGCCTGCGGGCGCTGGTGCGCCGCTCCCACGGCCAGGCACAGGACCGCCTCAGTTGCAACGGCGTCGATCTGCAACCGGCTTCACGCGAGGTCTGGGCGGACGGCGAGACGGTCAAGCTCTCCAGCCGCGAGTTCAGCCTGCTGCACGTGCTGATGCTGCGTCCTGGCCGGGTGCTGACCCGCGAGCAACTCGAAAACCACCTCTATGGCTGGGGTGAGGAAGTCGGCAGCAACACCATCGAGGTGCATGTCCACCACCTGCGACGCAAGCTTGGCTCCCACCGCATCCGCACGGTGCGCGGTGTCGGCTACGCCTTTGCCGCCCAGTCCAGCCCGGTGGCCACCGACGCCGGCCCCGACAGCAGTCCTGCGCCGCTGTGA
- a CDS encoding ATP-binding protein: MSTGVASSSLRTRLLRRVLAGVALLWLLAAVLAWADTRRELDDLLDGHLAQSAALLVALQLQDGGEVLLPPANNLHRYSPRVAFQVWRAGQLDMHSWNAPSEPLAPLQPGFHATHLAGRDWRVFAARPAQSDVIVLVGELSYSRAEILQAVLRSSLLPLLVALPLLGLSVWWAVRLGLVPLDRLGKELASRDPAALDPIRMHDAPTELLPLVSALNELFERTTALLASERRFTADAAHELRTPIAGIRAQAQAALAVHDPAARRHALQATLVGCDRATRLVQQLLTLARLEAEPQARLNQVDLVVLARDEVVEIASAAFDEGQELQLDAPEEEGWLRVRAEPTLLAVLLRNLIDNALRYSPRGATVRVSVVPVMPDWVMLVVEDSGPGLPPEHLARLGERFFRALGNERPGSGLGWSIVRRIALALQLSVEVDRSPELGGLRVQVGMALSGAEADSPQGPSGPVRAASLSQT, from the coding sequence GTGAGCACCGGGGTCGCCAGCAGTTCGCTGCGCACGCGGCTGCTGCGGCGGGTGCTGGCGGGGGTGGCGCTGCTGTGGTTGCTGGCCGCGGTGCTGGCCTGGGCAGACACACGGCGCGAACTGGATGACCTGCTCGACGGCCATCTGGCACAGTCGGCGGCACTGCTGGTGGCCTTGCAGTTGCAGGACGGCGGCGAAGTGCTCCTGCCACCGGCCAACAACCTGCACCGGTATTCGCCTCGGGTCGCGTTCCAGGTCTGGCGCGCGGGGCAGCTGGACATGCATTCCTGGAACGCGCCCTCCGAACCGCTGGCGCCGCTGCAACCCGGATTCCATGCGACGCATCTGGCCGGGCGGGACTGGCGTGTCTTCGCGGCCCGGCCGGCCCAGTCCGACGTGATCGTGCTGGTGGGCGAGCTGAGCTATTCGCGCGCCGAGATTCTCCAGGCGGTGCTGCGCAGCTCGCTGCTGCCGCTGCTGGTGGCCTTGCCGCTGCTCGGACTGAGCGTGTGGTGGGCCGTGCGGCTGGGCCTCGTTCCGCTGGACCGGCTCGGCAAGGAGCTGGCCAGCCGGGACCCGGCGGCGCTCGATCCCATCCGGATGCACGATGCGCCGACCGAGCTGCTGCCGCTGGTGAGCGCGCTCAACGAGCTGTTCGAGCGGACGACCGCGCTGCTCGCGTCCGAGCGGCGCTTCACCGCCGATGCCGCGCACGAGTTGCGCACGCCGATCGCCGGCATCCGGGCCCAGGCCCAGGCCGCACTGGCCGTGCACGATCCGGCCGCACGGCGCCACGCGCTGCAGGCGACGCTGGTCGGCTGCGACCGTGCCACCCGGCTCGTGCAGCAGCTGCTGACGCTGGCCCGGCTGGAGGCCGAACCCCAGGCCCGGCTGAACCAGGTCGATCTCGTGGTGCTGGCGCGCGACGAGGTGGTCGAGATCGCCTCGGCCGCGTTCGACGAGGGCCAGGAGCTGCAGCTGGACGCGCCCGAAGAGGAGGGCTGGCTGCGGGTCCGCGCCGAGCCGACGCTGCTGGCGGTGCTGCTGCGCAACCTGATCGACAACGCCTTGCGCTACAGCCCGCGCGGGGCGACGGTGCGGGTGTCGGTGGTGCCGGTGATGCCCGACTGGGTGATGCTGGTGGTCGAGGACAGCGGGCCGGGCCTGCCGCCCGAGCATCTGGCGCGGCTGGGCGAGCGCTTCTTCCGTGCACTCGGCAACGAGCGGCCGGGCAGTGGTCTCGGCTGGTCGATCGTGCGCCGCATCGCGCTGGCGCTGCAGCTCTCGGTGGAGGTCGACCGTTCGCCGGAGCTGGGTGGCCTGCGCGTGCAGGTGGGCATGGCGCTGTCCGGCGCCGAGGCGGATTCGCCTCAGGGGCCGAGCGGGCCGGTCCGTGCGGCGTCGTTGTCCCAGACGTAG
- a CDS encoding ATPase, T2SS/T4P/T4SS family, giving the protein MSEQEQTRMLAQEQAERVVQRLMRRYSADTHRPVPPSVQDSAFRDWLGLASGMPPAELTRASVEQADTRLIPLDISRQRLCVALRATDGAIALVLADPFDRDHRLWLEARLRDAGHPRTRWYVTPVQALLGFVDRIEQTRRTDEALHTGVRQPGLGVPAETAALRHINGVLRQALGAQATHLHWLQAEPASTPDGQARPASGVWQMRVEGTLRRTVVPETPGPSFDAVFEALQAAATRDGHLPVVHAGRQLTAHIRVLQRTSPDGQVQRAAVLRLPAVLTRQRQPGLDELGHDSGTLERLRHSLQLAHGLWLVVSPPGAGKSDTLHALERELGTGGQRVLRLERPTVSELAGALAQDPDRLLIDELDTPEVAARLADEVLSGRPVVLGVAAPDPWSALVRLERLGLSAPVLAVTLKGMLVQGLLRLNCPSCSRPVAPARAGQPPSVRGAGCPDCGHTGQVGRQVISRWLALTPPLADLLTTPAPYRALQAAATREGYTGLQDAALEWVTAGLVSLEEARRVAALAL; this is encoded by the coding sequence ATGAGCGAGCAGGAGCAGACCAGGATGCTGGCGCAGGAACAGGCCGAGCGGGTCGTGCAGCGCCTGATGCGGCGTTACAGCGCCGACACGCACCGCCCCGTGCCCCCGTCGGTGCAGGACAGCGCGTTCCGCGACTGGCTGGGGCTGGCCAGCGGCATGCCGCCGGCCGAGCTGACACGGGCCAGCGTCGAGCAGGCCGACACCCGCCTGATTCCCCTGGACATCAGCCGACAGCGGCTGTGCGTGGCCTTGCGCGCCACGGACGGCGCGATCGCGCTGGTGCTGGCCGACCCCTTCGACCGTGACCACCGGCTCTGGCTGGAAGCGCGCCTGCGCGACGCCGGCCACCCGCGCACGCGCTGGTACGTGACCCCGGTGCAGGCCCTGCTCGGGTTCGTCGACCGGATCGAGCAGACACGGCGGACCGACGAGGCCCTGCACACCGGGGTGCGCCAGCCGGGCCTCGGCGTGCCGGCGGAAACCGCTGCGCTGCGCCACATCAACGGCGTGCTGCGGCAGGCGCTGGGCGCGCAGGCCACCCACCTGCACTGGCTCCAGGCCGAACCAGCCTCCACGCCGGACGGCCAGGCCCGACCGGCCTCCGGCGTCTGGCAGATGCGCGTCGAAGGGACCCTGCGCCGCACCGTGGTGCCCGAGACGCCGGGGCCTTCGTTCGACGCGGTCTTCGAAGCGCTGCAGGCGGCGGCGACCCGCGACGGCCATCTGCCCGTGGTGCATGCCGGACGCCAGCTGACCGCCCACATCCGGGTGCTGCAGCGCACCTCGCCCGACGGGCAGGTGCAGCGTGCCGCCGTGCTGCGTCTTCCGGCGGTGCTGACCCGCCAGCGCCAGCCCGGGCTGGACGAACTCGGACACGACAGCGGCACGCTGGAGCGGCTGCGGCATTCCCTGCAACTCGCCCATGGCCTGTGGCTGGTGGTCTCGCCGCCGGGCGCCGGCAAGTCCGACACGCTGCACGCGCTGGAACGGGAGCTGGGCACGGGTGGCCAGCGCGTGCTGCGGCTGGAACGGCCGACCGTGTCCGAACTCGCCGGGGCGCTGGCACAGGATCCGGACCGGCTGCTGATCGACGAACTGGACACGCCCGAGGTGGCTGCGCGACTGGCCGACGAGGTCCTGAGCGGTCGCCCGGTCGTGCTGGGCGTGGCAGCACCAGACCCCTGGTCGGCGCTGGTGCGGCTGGAGCGGCTGGGCCTGTCGGCGCCCGTGCTCGCCGTCACGCTCAAGGGGATGCTCGTTCAAGGCCTGCTGCGGCTGAACTGCCCTTCGTGCAGCCGACCGGTGGCTCCGGCACGGGCCGGCCAGCCACCCTCGGTGCGCGGCGCGGGTTGCCCGGACTGCGGCCACACCGGTCAGGTGGGACGCCAGGTGATCAGCCGCTGGCTCGCGCTGACGCCTCCGCTGGCCGATCTGCTGACCACACCGGCGCCGTACCGGGCACTGCAGGCGGCGGCCACCCGGGAGGGCTACACCGGCCTGCAGGATGCCGCACTCGAATGGGTCACGGCCGGGCTGGTCTCGCTGGAGGAAGCCCGACGTGTCGCTGCGCTGGCGCTCTGA
- a CDS encoding disulfide bond formation protein B codes for MNARHMLKRHARAVLVLIALACLASVGGALFAQHRFGMEPCPWCILQRILFLAIAVVALLAAALPVGGPGRLSAVLSSVLVAGLGVAGGAAALYQNLVAAKLPSCDMTLADRIVSGLGLDAWQPEVFEVRSSCADAAVSLLGVPFELWSFGLFALITLIAAGLVLAAFMPEPDNM; via the coding sequence ATGAACGCCCGGCACATGCTGAAGCGCCATGCGCGCGCGGTGCTCGTGCTGATCGCGCTGGCCTGTCTGGCCAGCGTGGGCGGGGCACTGTTCGCGCAGCACCGCTTCGGAATGGAGCCCTGCCCCTGGTGCATCCTGCAGCGCATCCTCTTCCTGGCGATCGCGGTCGTCGCGCTGCTGGCGGCGGCCCTGCCGGTCGGCGGCCCCGGACGGCTGTCGGCCGTGCTGTCGTCGGTGCTGGTGGCGGGGCTGGGCGTGGCTGGCGGTGCGGCGGCGCTCTACCAGAATCTCGTCGCCGCCAAGCTGCCATCGTGTGACATGACCCTCGCCGACCGCATCGTTTCCGGCCTCGGACTGGATGCATGGCAGCCGGAGGTGTTCGAGGTGCGCTCGTCCTGCGCCGATGCGGCGGTGTCCCTGCTCGGGGTGCCGTTCGAGCTCTGGAGCTTCGGTCTGTTTGCATTGATCACGCTGATCGCCGCAGGTCTGGTGCTGGCAGCCTTCATGCCAGAGCCAGACAATATGTGA
- a CDS encoding RidA family protein, producing the protein MSILQRLQDLGITLPPVAIPAAAYVPFVRTGNLVFLSGHIAKRDGQPWVGQLGKTMGTEEGQQAARAIAIDLLGTLQAAAGDLDRVRRIVKVMSLVNSTGDYTEQHLVTNGASQLFAQVFGDQIGAHARSAFGVAQIPLGACVEIELIAEIE; encoded by the coding sequence ATGAGCATCCTCCAACGCCTCCAGGACCTGGGCATCACGCTGCCGCCCGTGGCCATCCCCGCCGCCGCCTACGTGCCCTTCGTGCGCACCGGCAACCTCGTCTTCCTGTCGGGCCACATCGCCAAGCGCGATGGCCAGCCCTGGGTCGGTCAGCTGGGCAAGACCATGGGCACCGAGGAAGGTCAGCAGGCCGCCCGTGCCATCGCCATCGACCTGCTCGGCACGCTGCAGGCCGCTGCGGGTGACCTCGACCGCGTGCGGCGCATCGTCAAGGTGATGAGCCTGGTCAACAGCACCGGTGACTACACCGAGCAGCACCTGGTCACCAACGGTGCCTCGCAGCTCTTCGCACAGGTCTTCGGCGACCAGATCGGCGCCCATGCGCGCAGCGCCTTCGGCGTGGCCCAGATCCCGCTGGGCGCCTGCGTCGAGATCGAGCTGATCGCCGAAATCGAATGA
- a CDS encoding DNA internalization-related competence protein ComEC/Rec2, with translation MKARLDLCVGRGGWWAAVGWLCGSALQLQQSATAPPQLWLLAGVLAAGGCWLGAAVRVPRWRGLLCLLAATALSWSVTDWRAHQRLADRLDPALEMQPVRVTGVVSGLPVWRSEGIRFELRVERTEPPSPAGVPARLSLSWHPSGDAPGFSAATMPRAGQRWSLPVRLRLPDGPVNPHGFDVALGWFERGIGAVGTVQGRAGVGPAMLGETGGETVDRWRQDLRDRLRERQGDTPAAGMLAALAVGDQAAIEREDWAVFRTTGIAHLVSISGLHVTLLGWLGGVVLGWIWRLRSAWLLVLPVPVVVRWGGLAVAVAYALLAGWGVPAQRTVLMLAIVVLLRSGARRWSGGRILLAAAVGVVVHDPWAMLQAGFWLSFVAVGLLMLGGSPSAVEVAPGWRGRAGQELRSLWRTQWVVTLGLAPWTLLFFQQISLVSLLANAVAIPLVTLVITPLALLGLLLPLLWAWALPVVAGLMHVLQMLAAWPWASVHLPAAPAWAQALGMAAAALLVAPLPVRLRLAGLPLLLPMLWPALPLPSEGEFELLAADIGQGNAVLVRTARHSLLYDTGPAYGRHGEAGNAGERVLVPLLQALGVRVLDQLVITHRDTDHSGGASAVLQALPVGLVQSSLEPGHPLRARAPHQRCTAGTRWEWDGVRFEVLHPEAADHDRPGIAMLRPNAVSCVLRVASSGGRAALLTGDIGIDQELRLVIRQPERLKAAVLLVPHHGSVSSSGLYFLKSVQPTWAIVQAGRHNRYGHPAPPVMERYAEQGISVIRTNQCGAWHWRSADEAHWCARNLRVRYWQLIEPVPLVADGPDIAKSVLNDQPPPP, from the coding sequence GTGAAGGCGCGGCTGGACCTGTGCGTCGGGCGCGGTGGATGGTGGGCGGCCGTCGGCTGGCTGTGCGGCAGCGCCCTGCAACTGCAGCAGTCTGCCACCGCGCCTCCGCAGCTCTGGCTGCTGGCGGGTGTGTTGGCTGCGGGGGGCTGCTGGCTGGGTGCAGCGGTCCGGGTGCCGAGGTGGCGCGGGCTGCTCTGCCTGCTCGCGGCCACCGCGCTGTCATGGTCGGTGACCGACTGGCGGGCCCACCAGCGCCTGGCGGACCGGCTGGATCCCGCCCTGGAAATGCAGCCGGTGCGCGTCACCGGTGTGGTGTCGGGCCTGCCCGTGTGGCGCTCCGAAGGGATCCGGTTCGAACTGCGCGTGGAGCGCACGGAGCCGCCGTCACCGGCGGGTGTTCCCGCCCGTCTGAGTCTGTCCTGGCACCCCTCGGGCGATGCCCCCGGTTTTTCTGCGGCAACCATGCCCCGCGCCGGCCAGCGCTGGAGCCTGCCCGTGCGCTTGCGGCTGCCGGACGGGCCCGTCAATCCGCATGGATTCGATGTGGCGCTGGGCTGGTTCGAGCGGGGGATCGGTGCGGTCGGCACCGTGCAGGGTCGCGCCGGGGTGGGGCCGGCGATGCTGGGCGAGACCGGTGGCGAGACGGTGGACCGGTGGCGCCAGGACCTGCGCGACCGCTTGCGTGAGCGCCAGGGGGACACGCCTGCCGCCGGGATGCTGGCCGCGCTCGCGGTGGGCGACCAGGCGGCGATCGAGCGCGAGGACTGGGCCGTCTTCCGCACGACGGGCATCGCGCACCTCGTCTCGATCAGCGGCCTGCACGTCACGCTGCTGGGCTGGCTGGGTGGCGTGGTCCTCGGGTGGATCTGGCGCCTGCGCAGTGCATGGCTGCTGGTCCTGCCGGTGCCGGTCGTCGTGCGCTGGGGCGGCTTGGCGGTGGCGGTGGCCTATGCGCTGCTGGCCGGGTGGGGCGTGCCGGCGCAGCGCACGGTGCTGATGCTGGCGATCGTCGTGCTGCTGCGCAGCGGGGCACGGCGCTGGTCGGGCGGGCGCATCCTGCTGGCGGCGGCGGTTGGGGTGGTGGTCCACGATCCGTGGGCGATGCTGCAGGCGGGCTTCTGGTTGTCCTTCGTCGCGGTGGGCCTGCTGATGCTGGGCGGCTCGCCCTCGGCGGTCGAGGTGGCCCCGGGCTGGCGCGGGCGGGCGGGGCAGGAACTGCGCAGCCTCTGGCGCACGCAGTGGGTCGTCACGCTGGGACTGGCGCCCTGGACGCTGCTGTTTTTCCAGCAGATCTCGCTGGTCTCGCTGCTGGCCAATGCCGTGGCCATTCCGCTGGTGACGCTGGTGATCACGCCGCTGGCGCTGCTGGGGTTGCTGCTCCCCCTGCTGTGGGCCTGGGCGCTGCCGGTGGTTGCCGGACTGATGCATGTGCTGCAGATGCTCGCTGCGTGGCCCTGGGCGAGCGTGCACCTGCCGGCCGCGCCGGCATGGGCCCAGGCGCTGGGCATGGCGGCGGCCGCGCTGCTGGTTGCGCCGCTGCCGGTGCGGCTGCGGCTGGCGGGGCTGCCACTGCTGCTGCCGATGCTGTGGCCCGCCCTGCCGCTGCCGTCCGAAGGGGAATTCGAACTGCTCGCGGCCGACATCGGCCAGGGCAATGCCGTGCTGGTGCGGACGGCCCGCCACAGCCTGCTCTACGACACCGGGCCGGCGTACGGGCGCCATGGCGAGGCGGGCAATGCTGGCGAGCGGGTGCTGGTGCCGCTGCTGCAGGCACTCGGCGTGCGCGTGCTTGACCAGCTGGTCATCACCCACCGCGACACGGACCACAGCGGCGGCGCCAGCGCGGTGCTGCAGGCGCTGCCGGTCGGGCTGGTGCAGAGTTCGCTGGAGCCGGGGCATCCGCTGCGCGCCCGGGCCCCGCACCAGCGCTGCACCGCCGGCACGCGCTGGGAATGGGACGGCGTCCGGTTCGAGGTGCTGCATCCGGAGGCGGCTGACCACGACCGGCCCGGGATCGCCATGCTGCGGCCCAACGCGGTGTCGTGCGTGCTGCGGGTGGCGTCGTCTGGTGGTCGGGCCGCGCTGCTCACGGGCGACATCGGCATCGACCAGGAACTGCGGCTGGTGATTCGCCAGCCGGAGCGCCTGAAGGCCGCGGTGCTGCTGGTGCCCCACCACGGCAGCGTATCTTCCTCGGGCTTGTATTTTCTCAAATCGGTGCAACCGACCTGGGCTATCGTGCAGGCTGGGCGGCACAACCGCTATGGGCATCCGGCGCCTCCGGTGATGGAGCGCTATGCCGAACAGGGCATTTCGGTCATCAGGACGAACCAATGTGGTGCATGGCACTGGCGCAGTGCGGACGAAGCACATTGGTGCGCACGAAATCTGCGCGTCCGCTACTGGCAATTGATCGAACCTGTGCCGCTGGTCGCCGATGGCCCTGATATTGCTAAGTCTGTTCTCAACGATCAACCACCACCCCCATGA
- a CDS encoding circularly permuted type 2 ATP-grasp protein — protein sequence MRPMFDEMNATGTSVREHYRTYERWLSQQPREVMHARREEAEMIFRRVGITFAVYGDKDSGEGTERLIPFDLIPRVIPAHEWREMEKGLKQRVTALNRFIHDVYHGQEIVKAGIVPADQILSNAQFRPEMIGVDVPGGVYSHISGIDIVRAANPDGSGNYYVLEDNLRVPSGVSYMLENRKMMMRLFPDLFASHRIAPVAHYPDLLLETLREVAPNGVNDPTVVVLTPGMYNSAYFEHAFLAQQMGVELVEGQDLFVKDNFVFMRTTRGPKRVDVIYRRLDDDFLDPLVFRPDTTLGCPGLLSVYRAGNVTLSNAVGTGVADDKSIYAYVPKMIEFYLGEKPILNNVPTYLCREADDYKYVLDHLDELVVKEVHGAGGYGMLVGPASTKAEIAAFREQLVANPSNYIAQPTLSLSTCPTFVESGVAPRHIDLRPFVLSGKTVQMVPGGLTRVALKEGSLVVNSSQGGGTKDTWVLED from the coding sequence ATGAGACCGATGTTCGACGAAATGAATGCCACCGGCACTTCGGTGCGGGAACACTATCGGACCTATGAGCGCTGGCTGTCGCAGCAGCCGCGCGAGGTGATGCATGCCCGGCGCGAAGAGGCCGAAATGATCTTCCGGCGGGTCGGGATCACGTTTGCCGTCTACGGCGACAAGGATTCCGGCGAAGGCACCGAGCGGCTCATCCCGTTCGACCTCATTCCCCGGGTCATTCCTGCCCATGAGTGGCGCGAGATGGAGAAGGGCCTGAAGCAGCGGGTCACCGCGCTCAACCGCTTCATCCACGACGTCTACCACGGCCAGGAGATCGTCAAGGCGGGCATCGTGCCGGCCGACCAGATCCTGTCCAACGCACAGTTCCGCCCCGAGATGATCGGCGTCGACGTGCCCGGCGGCGTGTATTCGCACATCTCCGGCATCGACATCGTGCGCGCCGCCAACCCGGACGGCAGCGGCAACTACTACGTGCTGGAAGACAACCTGCGCGTGCCCAGCGGCGTGAGCTACATGCTGGAAAACCGCAAGATGATGATGCGGCTGTTCCCGGACCTGTTCGCCAGCCACCGCATTGCCCCCGTCGCCCACTACCCCGACCTGCTGCTGGAGACGCTGCGCGAAGTCGCCCCGAACGGCGTCAACGACCCGACGGTCGTCGTGCTGACCCCCGGCATGTACAACTCGGCCTACTTCGAGCATGCGTTCCTCGCGCAGCAGATGGGCGTCGAGCTGGTCGAGGGCCAGGACCTGTTCGTCAAGGACAACTTCGTCTTCATGCGCACCACGCGCGGCCCGAAGCGGGTGGACGTGATCTACCGCCGCCTGGACGACGACTTCCTCGATCCGCTGGTGTTCCGACCGGACACGACGCTGGGCTGCCCGGGGCTGCTGTCGGTCTACCGGGCCGGCAACGTGACGCTGTCGAACGCGGTCGGCACCGGGGTGGCCGACGACAAGTCGATCTACGCCTACGTGCCCAAGATGATCGAGTTCTACCTGGGCGAGAAGCCGATCCTCAACAACGTGCCGACCTACCTCTGCCGCGAGGCGGACGACTACAAGTACGTGCTCGACCACCTCGACGAACTGGTGGTCAAGGAAGTCCACGGCGCGGGCGGCTACGGCATGCTGGTCGGCCCGGCCTCCACCAAGGCGGAAATTGCCGCCTTCCGCGAGCAGCTCGTCGCCAACCCGAGCAACTACATCGCGCAGCCGACCCTGAGCCTGTCCACCTGCCCCACGTTTGTCGAATCGGGCGTGGCGCCGCGTCACATTGACCTGCGACCCTTCGTGCTGTCGGGCAAGACGGTGCAGATGGTGCCGGGCGGCCTGACGCGGGTCGCGCTCAAGGAAGGCTCTCTCGTTGTCAATTCCTCGCAGGGCGGGGGCACCAAGGACACCTGGGTGCTGGAGGACTGA
- a CDS encoding alpha-E domain-containing protein has translation MLSRTADHLFWMSRYMERAENTARMLDVNYQTALLPQSTAVSELGWRGLLSISELSGDFARRYGEVTAKSVMDYMVRDERNPSSIFCCLRAARENARAVRGALTTEVWETTNQTWLEFNRLLRENTFERDPSGLFEWVKFRSHLSRGVQVGTMLQDESLHFVRIGTFLERADNTARLLDVKFHAVESDFYGAADARDQEYDFYHWSAILRSVSGFEVYRKVYRNVIQPEKVAELLILRQDMPRSLAACTQEVVANLKLVAPDATSETLRRAGRLHADLEFGRIDEILSTGLHAYLTQFLDRVGDLGAGISRDFLVAVH, from the coding sequence ATGCTGTCAAGAACTGCTGATCACCTCTTCTGGATGTCGCGCTACATGGAGCGCGCCGAAAACACCGCCCGCATGCTGGACGTGAACTACCAGACCGCGCTGCTGCCGCAATCCACGGCGGTGTCGGAGCTGGGCTGGCGCGGCCTGCTGAGCATCTCCGAGCTGAGCGGCGACTTCGCGCGCCGCTACGGCGAGGTCACCGCCAAGAGCGTCATGGACTACATGGTCCGCGACGAGCGTAACCCGTCTTCGATCTTCTGCTGCCTGCGGGCGGCGCGCGAGAACGCCCGTGCGGTGCGCGGCGCGCTGACCACCGAAGTCTGGGAAACCACCAACCAGACCTGGCTCGAATTCAACCGCCTGCTGCGCGAGAACACCTTCGAGCGTGACCCGAGCGGCCTGTTCGAGTGGGTCAAGTTCCGCTCGCATCTGTCGCGCGGCGTGCAGGTCGGCACCATGCTGCAGGACGAGTCGCTGCACTTCGTGCGCATCGGCACCTTCCTGGAGCGCGCCGACAACACCGCCCGGCTGCTGGACGTGAAGTTCCATGCCGTGGAGAGCGACTTCTACGGCGCCGCCGACGCCCGCGACCAAGAATACGACTTCTACCACTGGTCGGCGATCCTGCGTTCGGTGTCCGGCTTCGAGGTCTACCGCAAGGTCTACCGCAACGTGATCCAGCCGGAGAAGGTGGCCGAGCTGCTGATCCTGCGCCAGGACATGCCGCGCTCGCTGGCGGCCTGCACGCAGGAAGTCGTCGCCAACCTGAAGCTGGTGGCGCCGGACGCCACGTCCGAGACGCTGCGCCGCGCGGGGCGGCTGCACGCGGATCTGGAGTTCGGCCGCATCGACGAGATCCTGTCGACCGGCCTGCACGCCTACCTGACGCAGTTCCTGGACCGCGTCGGCGACCTCGGGGCCGGCATCAGCCGCGATTTCCTCGTGGCCGTTCACTGA